One part of the Mytilus trossulus isolate FHL-02 chromosome 11, PNRI_Mtr1.1.1.hap1, whole genome shotgun sequence genome encodes these proteins:
- the LOC134690874 gene encoding uncharacterized protein LOC134690874: MEANKEPAIDRTCGMEEQAVVLFEDNGDLDNTTNMTNTQNTLENLTLSSFEKSDVDTDSLESLSVTSSVLPEVVKNGSIEPEVILSNGNFEDESLDVLKNLKNTSGSSFLNGSSVLNDDPPLHNSSLNKSKTGNMKVSTTGKKLFKNKTFDFSHVKSRTNSNFHKFRDINKPISPSDRRLSESCILQTSLESHGIRETRLSRTRFERCHVTHDGIECEGNDYLTPTQKKDNLIRDLKNEVKELKKLLSDKTREQESDRNKFEKKIEIMMAEKGTEIVILKSDIETLQKNNEDLVKSYQVSVNTINILEDTIRELKEAMAEKERNNEKVFLETYKKGQMSALFERNEELERIAVSCDGSRITIKELLQKLLLTETELGKWQSIRRQESYDEAPKPETEAAVTLRFLKDAFFHYATDTKDCDFHLRAMIRILNFTDVQKKKIADCIVSKRKHRNSSI, translated from the exons ATGGAGGCAAATAAAGAACCTGCAATAGATCGTACGTGTGGTATGGAGGAGCAGGCAGTGGTACTATTTGAAGATAATGGTGATTTGGACAAcacaacaaacatgacaaatacacaaaatacattAGAAAACCTGACTTTGTCTAGTTTTGAAAAGTCAGATGTAGACACTGACAGTTTAGAAAGTCTTTCAGTAACATCATCTGTACTACCGGAAGTTGTGAAAAACGGAAGTATCGAACCGGAAGTGATATtatcaaatggaaattttgaagACGAATCACTTGATGTcctaaaaaatttgaaaaacacatCTGGATCAAGTTTTTTGAATGGTTCCTCTGTTTTAAACGATGACCCACCATTGCATAATTCTTCTTTAAACAAAAGCAAAACAGGAAATATGAAAGTATCAACGACTGGAAAgaaattgttcaagaacaaaaCCTTTGACTTTAGTCATGTGAAATCTAGAACAAATTCAAATTTCCATAAATTTAGGGACATAAACAAACCAATATCACCATCAGACAGAAGATTGTCTGAGTCTTGTATTTTACAGACCTCGTTAGAAAGCCATGGTATCCGCGAGACTAGATTGAGTCGAACGAGATTTGAAAGATGTCACGTGACACATGACGGTATTGAATGCGAGGGAAATGATTACTTAACCCCAACACAAAAGAAAGACAATTTGATAAGAGACTTGAAAAATGAAGTGAAAGAACTAAAAAAGTTACTAAGTGATAAAACAAGAGAACAAGAGTCAGACAGAAACAAATTTgagaagaaaatagaaataatgaTGGCGGAAAAGGGAACTGAGATAGTCATATTAAAGAGTGATATAGAGACACTACAAAAAAACAACGAAGACTTGGTGAAGTCATACCAAGTCTCAGTCAACACAATTAATATACTGGAAGATACTATAAGAGAACTTAAA GAGGCAATGGCTGAGAAAGAAAGGAATAATGAAAAAGTATTTTTGGAAACTTACAAAAAGGGTCAGATGTCAGCATTGTTTGAGAGAAATGAAGAG TTGGAAAGGATTGCTGTATCATGTGATGGATCAAGGATAACAATAAAAGAACTGTTACAAAAACTTTTACTTACGGAAACAGAACTAGGAAAATGGCAATCGATACGTCGACAGGAATCATATGACGAAGCTCCTAAACCGGAAACGGAAGCTGCTGTCACGCTCAGATTTCTCAAGGACGCGTTCTTTCATTATGCCACAGACACCAAAGATTGTGACTTCCATTTAAGAGCAATGAtaaggattttaaattttactgatGTGCAGAAAAAGAAAATAGCAGACTGTATTGTTTCGAAAAGGAAACACAGAAATTCatcaatataa